In Bradyrhizobium sp. 170, the DNA window CGGCCAGGCCTGAACCAGGCCGCCTGTTCCGCTGAGGCGAGAGAGACGACTTCATGCCACGCGTGCTGATTGCCGATGACGAAGATTCCATGCGTTCGCTGGTGGCGCGCGCCATCGCCATGGACGGCCACGAGACCGTCACCGCCGAGGACGGCGCCGAAGCGCTCGATATCCTGACCCGCGAAAAAGGCACGTTCGACCTGCTGCTGACCGACATCCAGATGCCCGTGATGGACGGCATCGCATTGGCGCTGACGGCGGCGCGCGATTTTCCCAGCCTGAAGATCCTGTTGATGACGGGTTTCGCCGATCAGCGCGAACGCGCCTCCGGCCTCAACGCCATCGTGCACGACGTGGTGACGAAGCCGTTCTCGGTGCACGATATCCGCACCGCAGTCGCGGACGCGCTGGCGGCGCGAAAGGCAGGATAGAGAAGCAACCGAATTTCAATTTTTCGTTGCAATGATGCCCACCACTTTGGAATGTTCTAATTCCTAGTGTCAAAAGGCCTCAGAAATGGAAATCAACAAGGGCCCATACTGGTGGACCCCTGCGCAGTGGACCGCCGGAGCTGTGGGGTTCTTCGCATCGGCAGCTTTGGCCCACATTCTGGTCTCACTGGGTTACCTGACGAA includes these proteins:
- a CDS encoding response regulator; protein product: MPRVLIADDEDSMRSLVARAIAMDGHETVTAEDGAEALDILTREKGTFDLLLTDIQMPVMDGIALALTAARDFPSLKILLMTGFADQRERASGLNAIVHDVVTKPFSVHDIRTAVADALAARKAG